The genomic segment TGTTACTGTTATTCTGTCCTGAACGTTTATCCTCTGAATCCTGTTTACCCTGAACCCTTAATCTCACCCTGGACTGTTTTTGGTCTGCATTTTGATTAGTGCTGATATTTATGTGAAACACATGATCTGATGTTGACAGACTCACCCAAATCACTCCTCCTCAGTAGCTTAAAACCTGCCAAGTTTGTGAGGGTTTACTCTGTAACCTACTGTATACAAAGTCACTCAAAACTCCAAAACTTTAGCTGTATTTTAATTCAGTGTAATGGTTGCAGGCTTCTGCCATCACTACCTCTGTTGCACTAAAGTGATGAGCCAAAAAATACGTCAACATCAATACTGGTAGTcagaacgtttttttttttgttgtttttttttgcatagaaGTTGCTCTAAACTCGGTGAAAACTCttaattttcaaacatgtaataaattAAGGTAATTCcctattttttctttctgtctgaaaGGGCCGgagttatgtaaaatcaactcttttgagctttacaaCATGTTATGTAAttgcctcatcaaaaacatatctggagtgttgctttgattctttcctgCTTGTTTGAGAAACCGTTtagtctcccgtggcaaccattcggttgcccaatttcaaggcgtcagATTGcgaagtaattattttttttttttttttgctatacaGTATACAGCATCGTATAATAGCTTAAGACggcatagttacttgattatgcaataaaatggcCTTACGTGCCTGGAAAGTGTTACTGAGAAACATTCCTAGGGTGTTGTGATTGTGTCTGTTTGAggtccaaaacataaaaaaacagttatACTTCTAACAtaaaaagtttaacaataaaatataacattgatTGGAGAATTTGCTTTCTATGTCTCTGCAGAAGCTTAAGTCCCTTTTAAATGAGCGGTCGAAAAGCTTAACCTCGGATATATTATAGAGAAAATGAATCCCATCCATCATTCTTGGACCTTCTGCTACAGAGCCCCATCCTGGAGGTTCAGGGTATATCAAATCGGTTGCCTCCCTAGTTGTTGGAACAGAGGACTGTGGCTTCTTCATGCATCTTGAACTTGAACTCAAGGATAAACcatacttttctattttttaagtttctgaagaaacaaacaaaaaaatctcaatctAAATCTTCTTTGTTATCATTCTCATATTTAGcgaatagaaataattttgttcatcataactgacctaaaacagggaAAGTTAAGTTAAGCAGTGATGGGGGGGAAATATTATTTGTCTTTTGCTTGTATATACACTGCACAGTGTATATTAATGTAGTTTCAGCTGAATACAAGTacatttaaatgagattttttttaaatgaaaagtaatttaAGCAAAATGTTCAACTAATATTAAAAGTGACTGAAAACCAATGGGTTTTAATTAGggaaattaaaatgattgacTGTAGGAGGCGTCAGTAACAAAACTAGACTGTTCTACAGATTTGCAGCCACCTTTAAAACGTTTTACCTCTGATTTTGACACTGACTCTGTAAATGTCCCAAAAGTAGCTAGTTTTTGAATCCCGGAGCTTTAATTGGGTTGTGTTGGTGTAAATGTTCTGACTATTCAGGTGGAGCTATTATATCCAGGCTCTTACAACCAAGCAGCAAAATCCTGAAACAGACAGTAAGGCTGTGTACAGAGAGCACAAGTAATATATGGATCATATTCAAATAAAGCTGGGGTAATTTGGAAATCACttgtaaaatattacattttaccctgcaaaaacacaaaatctttccaagtatttttattctagtttttgtgtgtgcaaatatctcagtacacttgaaataagacaaaaacaacctacaagtaacttttcagcaagaaataggagcttgtgtTAAggcaataattccttaatgttgatgaaaaagtactagttacaTTGGCAGATGTTTTCACTGAcgacatggaaaaatgtcttgctgtaagtaaaataatctcctAGTGGTACTAGgaatttttaatcaatattaagaaataattggcGTAAAACAATCTCTTtgattttgctgaaaagttacttgtaagttagttttgtctattGTATTTGCCCTGGAAACgagaccaaaattactttgtaagattttgtgtttttgcagagcttttctgcttttttatataaatcGTGTTAAATATGTGTTATAATCTGCACTGAGTTTGGTTTTGCTCTGAAGAGTGACCTTCTCTAAACACTAATTGACCAGGCACAATGGTTTGCTTTGTTCTAATGTGCTGTGGAGCACCGTCCCGTAAGCGTTTGCCAAGAGTGTCCACTCTGTCCCAGTTCTCATCTCTTTTGTCCACCTTGTCTCAGCATGGAGGGAGGGGAGCTGTTCAGCCGCATCCAGGTCAGAGGGGACCAGGCCTTCACTGAGAGAGGTGGGTCAGATCTTCTGTTCAGCCGCCTGATTCACGTCTCGTCAGATTCGCCTCAGTGTTTACGTTGAACTTGTCCCTCCCTCAGAGGTGTCGGAGATCATGCACGACATTGGCACGGCCATAGCGTACCTCCACCATGTGGACATCGCTCACAGAGACGTGAAGGTAACACTGCTGGACAATACGGGTGAAAAATCATGATATAAGGATGTTATATCagtcgatatcaataattatcgattacctaattgttttaaatatatgaaatatattgaaattACTAAATTATATACTAGCCAAGCTAGTGACGtcattggtttttttttttaaagcagttatGCGGCATGTTTGCAAACGTTAAACTGCTGCAGTGCGTGTTACTCAGcagattgttgctaggtaaccaaagagtgggTGAGTTACTTGATGCCACCCACTTAGCTTAGCTGTCTACGAAGGGTTGAGCAGATAAAGCTTTTTCCTCTACCTACATcacccagaatgctgtgcggctttggatcggagttcagtgaaattattgatcAGACGTATAATCTATTGATATTGttactgatttattgtccagccttAGTAAAGCATAAAAGAGGATTcatatttcacttttcttttttactattGCAGCCTGAGAACCTGCTCTACACGACGAAGGACAGCAATGCTACGTTAAAACTGACCGACTTTGGCTTTGCAAAGGAGACTAAAATGCACAATTCCCTCCAAACCCCGTGTTACACCCCGTATTATGTTGGTGAGAGCTTTAACCACCACTGGAAGCTACGATCAGCCGTTATATGACTGATTGATGTCAACTTTTTATGTTGCATCACTTTGGAGCATCTGTCTTTGCTCGttactgatttgttttattcttgttttctcCATGCAGCGCCTGAAGTGCTCGGGCCGGAGAAATACGACAAGTCATGTGACATGTGGTCTCTGGGGGTCATCATGTACATCCTGTGAGTATCATGTATGTCTCGACCTCATTCAGCTTATTATATAGATGTGCTACTCAGctgctgaaacaaaaaaataataattttctccgatgttttatttaaatttgtctcttacttttttctttgtcttttccttttcattgtttatttcttttcttatttcctgttctttctaatattttcttcttaattttaatttactatcttttttctgacttttattttatttgtttccattttcttttctcttcctttgtcCCCTTatctgttgatttgtttttttgtttgtttgttttgcagactCTGTGGATTTCCCCCGTTCTACTCCAACACAGGCCAGGCCATCTCTCCAGGTATGAAACAGAGGATCAGACTGGGCCAGTATGAGTTTCCCAACCCTGAGTGGGTTGACGTTTCTGAGGAAGGTCAGTATTTTTACCATTTACTACAGCACAcaaattaaataagtaaataacatatattttatttattttaatcacaagGATATCCTGAATTAACACAACAGAGTTATAATTATTAAACCGTTTATTTTAGATCTTATGCACTTAAAACTCAAAGAGATATTTAACctgcaaaaaaccccaaagttcagtttttttgtggATCAACACTTGCTGAATCTTTCCttgaaatcttgttttttttgcttattttctgtcCATTACCATGTCAGTGTTACCTGCTACACTAACAGATTAAACAGTGTTGGgtcaaaatttaaaagaaaaatttataaaGTATCCAAGAAGGAATAAGAATGTCTTTGTGACAGAATGCCAATAATACAAGGCATAAGATCAAATATAACATTTAGTTGACTAAACTGAAGGAATTGAGAAGTTCAAAGTTTATTAGCTGCAACATATAAAGATATTTAGtaaagatttaaagttttagcACAGAACAGAAGCTCTGAAAACAGGCTGCATGTTTAGGGAACATAATGCTTTCTCTGGTTTTGGAAGTAACAGATATCTTGCTTGAATTCAGTTAATTGTAGCATCTTAATGCATTGTCATAAAAGCACATTACAGTAAGAGCTGTTTGCTTCTGTACCTGCAGCCAAACAACTGATTGTTCAGCTGCTGAAGACAGACCCCAGTGAGAGGATGACCATCGGTCAGTTCATGAACCATCCCTGGATCAGTGTAAGTTCATACTttgctttctctctgtctctaaATCATAACAGTAGTCTGTTCTGTGTGTGATGTTTATGCTTTGACCCAACAGCAGTCGATGGCGGTCCCACAAACACCTCTGCACACGTCTCGGGTTTTGACAGAAGACATGGAGCTGTGGGACGATGTGAAGGTGACGCTCGGTCCTTCTGCATGGAGTTTTTCTTGtgtgcatttttagaaaattgccACTAGGTGGCAGACACGTACCAGATCACATTTATATCTCAACCTGTTCCTGCAGGAGGGAATGACCAGCGCTCTGGCCACCATGCGTGTGGACTACGACCAGGTGAAGATTAAGGACTTGGACACGTCCAACAACCCTCTGCTAAACAAGAGACGCAACaggccagcaggtggcgctaCAGGCCATGCAGAGGGCGCAGACAGGGGCAGCAGGGACTGAGGCGTGGGGTGCATCAGTCAGAACGAGGTGGCCTTTAATGAAGAGCATGGTAAAACAATTTCTGGACAAAATTAGTGTAAAACCAAGCTGTACGCAATACTCCCTCCACATATCATTTACtgtgtgtctttattgtttgtgtttcattactcattagtagaaaaaaaatcacatttgtatttgaacaattttagctctgaagcacaaaaataaattttgtttaacACATTCCGTGTCACTTTTTACACCAAAGATAAATCCGCACACAACAAGTTGTTTACTCtctaacaaaagcaaaaaaaattgcaaatgagagtaaaaaagataaatggtgtttattaaatataatggttcacagctctggaaaaaaagataaaagattgCTGCAAAATGAtactgattttaaattttatagataaatgtttaagtaaaataaacattgttccTTTATACTATGAagtactgacaacatgtctccgaacTTCAAATCACAACttcagtatttatttgcagaaaatgagaaatggtcaaaataacgaaaaagatgcagcgctttcagacctcaaataatgcaaagaaaacaagtttgtattcatttaggaacaacaaaactaatgttttaattcaggaagagttcagaaatcaatatttggtggaacaaccaggaggttttcattggggttcagtgcagtgggatCTTCATTTTTTCAGAGCTGTATATAACATAACTATTTATCTGGAGAGTTTAAAGGGTCACATAATTAGAACCTTCCAGTTAATAGTTGTGTgtttagatattattttatcGATGAAAtcaaagtagtttttatttgtatatgcTTTACAAAGTGCTCCTTGGATAACAGACCcagcattttattaatattctaaCAGTTTATCAatggatatttttattaatagattCCAATCCTTTGAAGACATTCATGATGCAGGCATACTGCTGTAGTAACACATTTTGTGGAGTAGTACAAAGCAAATTCTTCAGAGTTAAAACAACAAGAAATTgactaattttaacatttaaaaaagttataaCTGCTCAAACTATTGTTGAAATAACTCTGCAGAATTTGTTGTGTAGTAGCATTTTGGAGGTTCGGTACGTCTCTGTAGGAAGAGCATTCTGGTCTGGGAAGGTTAGATGGATCAAGATTATTCTTCACAAATTAATTTCCTATGCTGAATGGTTTTTCATCTGGAggatggtggcagcattatgctgtgggaatgttgtttttcagcaggGACAAAGAAGCTGGGTAGACTCAATGGGAAGTTGGATGGGGTTAAATAAGTGTCAATACtcaaagaaaacttgttagaggCTGAACAGAATTAGATTCCAGCAggacaaacaaatgttttgaccCAAATGTGAATTAAAGCctgcaaaaataatatataaatgaacaaacttCATCCAAATGGAATTCTTgtaatttaacagtttttaaaatacaattgtaGTTCAGATTTGAATACCCAAGTGGAAATGCAACACCAGTTTCAAACATTTGCTTGGGCTAAATCGGTAATGATTGCAGCTCTATGTGGACATGTGTGTGCATGAGCTGAACAGGTTGAACTCTTTCATGGTGGCTCTCTGACAGCTACAGCACATAAACAGATTTGCCTATTCAAAAATGTGCTCTGTTCACCCACTGCCCATAAATTTGCATAAATGCTGGTTTCACGGGAGGGAACTGAAGACATTCAGAGCAGGTATGAAGATCAGAAAGGACTCAATGGACACATTTAGAAAGGACGCAAGGAAAGGCTTGAGGCAGCTGAGCTGAGCAGAAGACCAAGTGGAAGTGATGGCGCTCAGTCAGATCTTCCAGTCTCATATAATGAGTGATCTGCTGACGATTCGTGAGAAAGGCATCCTCGTTCGTCTGCTGGAGCCGCACTGCAAGGTCAGTTCAGTTTAGAGCGACTTTACAGAACCAAATTAGTCAAATGTGGTAAATAGGTAGAAAAATTTAACACagaacaaaaactttatttatgtgGTTGATTTTTGCTCCTATAAAAGCATGATTCCTATAGTAATGACAGTTTCTATGTTATCAGCTGCTTCTATCAGGAGGTCTGCAGGGTGAATGGGCTTTAGTTTTCCTGCGGCCCCCGTCTGGAACACCGATTTTTTGTTGGTGACACCGTTAGGATGACCAAAGCCACTGAAACTAAGATCAACTTTGAGGCAGATTATTGAATCCTTTTTGTTTACTCCAcagatagaaataaaaacatctctaCCTCTAATTAGATTTTGATCCCTCACATTGCCATAAATAATGTTGGGTACCAACTCTTATGGTCTTATGAAATCAATGAAGTAAACTTGCAATTTCTTAGTGGTAATCATTAATGCACACCATATCTAAAACATGTTGCATGTGCCCAGTGTccacttaaaaataattaaatccctgttctttaaaataatgatgtttgttttattaaaaaatacaagtttcATTAGACTTCACTTTCAATAAGCAAAGCAATAAACTATGATATTATTGAAAAGGATGATTCAGGTTTAATACCAAGACGTCATTTGTCTTCTGTAGGGCAACCCGTCTGCTCTGTAACTCTGAAACTGAACCAGAAAGTTGTTCAGAGAAGTTTCTCTGAACGACTACCAtgaatgaaaagacaaaaaaaactgaactatcTAAGAAAAACAGCGAAAACAAATTAGCAACAGTTAGTAAAATAGACTTTGGAGAGATTATTTGCAGACTGATAGACTGACAGATCGTTCTCTTTTACAGAGATTTTATGACTCAGGatttgttatgaaaatgtttccaattttttcctagttttgttttgacaaCGTGGATTAAATGTGTATGCATAAACTCAATGCAGGACTCCTCCTTTAACAAAGCTATATGAGTCCTACTGAATATTTGTGCACAAATGTCGATTTAAAGCCCATAAAGTcacatattttcataaagtCACCAGTTCCAGAATTAGCCATaactacaaacaaaatataactaaggtattttaaaatttcataaatattaaacatagTGACCCAGTTAAGAAGGATATTTTCTATAGCCACTCTTCAAATTggaaatacaagaaaacataTCATTCAGGTAAGGTGATCAATAGTGATCTACATAATTCAGGAAAtagttgaaagaaaatgattgcaCACCTAAACTTGACCATATTTACTGACGAACCAGTAATTACAAAAGGTTTAAACAATTCAAACTGTGACAGCTTAGACTAAACATGgatccatgtttgttttgtcaataaactcAGTGAGCATAAAaagggaggtaaaaaaaaaagacagacagagagtTTATGCTGCTGCAATACAAAGTAATCATTGTTTCCTTtgctttttgcacatctttactGGAGATGCAATAAATGTCACAGTCAAATACAAGATATGTAATATATATTTGCATGTGgtaacttaaaaaatgtattctagTTGGTCAAAACTACGGTTGCCCAGATACTCCAGGCAACAGAGGGTGAGAGCCGGAGCTGGCATCGTGTGGACTGCGGTGTGGTCTGCCTCATTGAGGACACGTCTCTGCAGTCCTTCTTCCTGCGTCTCTATTGTGTCCAGGTGAGTAGAACAGTAGAGAGCTTGTTGCTCCTCCCACTCACATATGCAGAAATATAcaaggtttttttcccctctgtgaagtggcagccattttggtttgttttgtgtgttaaaGCAAAGCTGCACGTATGGGTCAGCTTCCTCTAATCTGCAATTTCCTCTACAAACAATGAGCCCTGTTTAAATTGGTGCATCTGCACTGTTGCACGTACAGCTCACAGTTTACGGGCACTTttacttcttctttttgctttgtCCCTCCCTTTACTACAGCGTACCAAGTTACTGTGGGAGCAGGAATTGTACATTCCTTTCAAATACGCTGCAAGTCGAGCATACTTCCATACTTTCCCTGGAGAAGTAAGTCATTTTGTTTGAATAGCCTGTCAGTGTGTTGGCGTGTTTTGCAAAAGCACTCGTACCATttgaacttcttcacattttgtcacattcctGCCTTAAATTTTAACTTACGTTTGGGTGTTTAATCCCCACCCCTTTGTTAGTAATTCATGGAGccatactatttattttttttaatcacagttttGCGCTTTTGGAGACTGAATTTTGAATCCAATTTTTAAGTCTAACCTCAAATTGGACGGAGAACATCTGTAAACTTCACAGTTTCAGATATTGTCACAGAATTGTCACTTTAGACTTTGACTGAGCCCattcaaatatattattatgaTTTGATGTTAGCTATTCAATTGTAGCTCCCTTCATTTTCCCATGAAAAAGAGCATCggcaaagcatgatgctgccaccaccaatTTTATGCGTTTCTTTCAACAACAGCCTTCCTTTGTCCCATTCCTACGCACTTCCTCAACCAATGCTTCTTTGAACctttccacaactttatccctgaccagtctgttttgtttattggtctccatgatgccgtttgttcgctaatgttttctaacaaacctctggtgcttttaaagaaaaaaatgtttattcttaGATTAAATATTAAGGGTGTTTACTTATTAGATGACCACTATATTAGAAATTtgttgcactagattttatttattgggaCCACATTAAAGGCGTCTGCACACCAAACTTTCCACACTTTtagtaataaaacagaaaaacatgtccCAATGGGGTCGGTCTATAAAAATCCCAGCAtgatacattaaagtttgtagctctagtttgaaaacaaacaaacaaacaaaaaagaatgagAAACGAATACTTTTGTAATTCACCATCGGAATATTTGTTCCTTCCCTGCAGGCCGACCAGGTCGGTCTCAACTTTGCAAACGAATCTGAGGCAGAGGAGTTTCAGTCTGCAGTGGAGGATGTTCAAGGTTAGAAAAAGGAGCAGATCAATTGTCTGTCCTGTCTCACATGAAATGTGTTTGGTCCTCTTCATAACATATCATATTCAAAGAGAAACTGTTACGAGACATATTCCTGGTTAATCTCCTGttacatgtttctttttgaagAAAAGATGACAGCCATGATTGGGAAgtcaaaaactgaagaaaagatCTTCTCAAGAAGCAACCCACCTGCTTTGGAgtaagacattttattgatgttttaatgaGAAGACTGAGAAATCTTTTGAAAAGGCAGTTTACACCCTGCTTGTGTTTTGTAGGGAAAAACAAGAGGATCATTTGTACAAAAAGCCAGTTTGCTTCCCACCGGTTCCAGCCTCTCCAAGTTTGGTGAGCCGGCTACATAACAAACATAATGTCTTAGTAAAACTGCAACAACGCTATAGAAATACTGTAACATCTCTATACATCTTTCCATTTTCTGATGTTAGTTCTCAGATCTGGATCCTGATATGAAGAAGCTGTTGATGGAGGCAAGACTAAGCGAGGAAGACCTTAAAAACAAAGACGTTGCTGAAGTTGTCGACTGCATCATTAACCAGTTTGGAGGACTGAAAGCTGTGCAAAAAGAGCTGAAGAAGAAAGGTATTTTTCTCtcgaaaggatttttttttttttttttttagaaacaatgcATTTTCTCTCAGTTactaacttttttatttaaaaagatcaaCAATTGAATAAGTCTGAGTGACTTCTCTGGTACATTTTATAGGTACAGTTTCACAGACTTTACCAAGATCTGCAGGGGCATCCATTTCCCTCGCTTTGCAGAAAGGACCTTTACCACCAGTCCCCTCAACCCAAAACTCTAAGCAGACAACAGATAACACAACCAGAACAGGTGACAGTCAGGAtactcctcctgctgctcccgGACCTGGACGATTGAGAAGAAGTGCCAGTTTTAAAGATGTAAGAGGAGCTCGagtctctgtctgtctgcgtttgtatttctttaaactAAAAGACCAAGCcaactgctttgtgtttttaggtGGGCTCGTCAGCAGAACCACAAAAAAGCGATCTCATCCTGAAGGCGCTGAGAGAAGTATTCAATCAAAAGCAGATGCTCCGGCAAACCTCACAAGAATTTCAAAATTAAGCTGacttaagaaagaaaacagaaatacattaaGGAAGCCAGGTAGATGGTGGAGCAGCAGATGCATTAAGATATGCAAGACTTACAATATATGAGCTGATTATGATTTTTGTTGTTCTCACCCAAAGTCATTAATGCAGCAGCAAGAGAGTTCTGGAGGTAATAGGTGGGACGTGAAAGTGATGATCGTCTGCAATTCAGTAAACTTAACGTCTTTAAACTTAAAGATCACCAGCAAGTTTCCACAGaagctttcaaataaaaatatgcagaaatgaTGCCTGTTGGATTCTTGTTTATGGCGGgagttttaaaaatagctttcaAAACTGACTACTTCGTCAGTTAATTGGAACAAGATCCATGGAGGCTctctatttaattatttaactgtttaattgACGTCAGTGTTTGTAATGTTTCCAAGCATCATGAATTGTGACggccacacatttatctgtgaAGAATTGAACACTCGTATTTCACCTTCTCACAATAAACATAGAAAAGTCCAagattttctgtgatgttttgttGATAAAACTTcatcattttttccatttgggGATTATTTACAGAGAAgccataaaacatttacatgggAAATGCGAGACAGTAGTTAGCTTGAATTTGTTCTAGAAGtctgttttgggctttttatttGTGATGTTTTCATTACAATGCACATAAAAATACAGGCCATTGAGTTCTTCCAACATTATTCTAGATGACCTAGTTTTAAACGGCagtcacaacaaaaacattctaaCGGTGTTTTGGAAATATATGAAGGTAATTAacctattttaaaaagaaccGGCACTGGAGTGAAACGGTTCCATTGAGGCTCCCCCAGGGTTTAAGGTGTAAATGAATTGCTAAACTGTCAACAAGGCGTACGGGGAAAAACTGAACCCATCCCAAACACACAACACTGCCAAGAATAGATTAGTGCAGCACTCAAAGATAAAATAGTGCAAAACATCCAAAAACTGATAGGAGAAATAACATTCCAATCAATGGCTACACGTGACCAAACATAAGATAATTATTAGACAAAAAGGATTGAAGTGAGAGACAAATGTGACACAACAAAgatgaaatgattaaaaattatccaaatattgaacaaaataactttaaaatgtcacagaagggcttgaaaggaaaacaaaatgtgcaaatttacCTATTAATGATGGTAGGACAATCGTAAGCACTCAGCAACCTCTTACATTCAAAGGGCCACTTTTGCCCCTGctaccacaaaataaaatttgcctAGAGCTGCaagaaaccatttttaaacaacataaaatattgtgCGATGGAAACttaacaaaattaaactaaaattttattctattttcaaaTCTTAGAAGAAAATTAATTCTTTATCAACTTTGTGACAAAGTAAGATAGGTAGGATAGTTTGAAGTTAGTTACTTTTAATAGCCTGCTGTAGA from the Xiphophorus maculatus strain JP 163 A chromosome 20, X_maculatus-5.0-male, whole genome shotgun sequence genome contains:
- the LOC102227849 gene encoding MAP kinase-activated protein kinase 2-like, coding for MLHIEEEEEEEEQEGTPSPGQHGTALRSSGSSSLGSSSSSTAGLLPPAYPKVEFRRNAVTDDYKITSQVLGLGINGKVLECYCKKTGEKCALKILYDTPKARREVELHWRVSGGPHIVRILSLYENMHQGKKCLLIVMECMEGGELFSRIQVRGDQAFTEREVSEIMHDIGTAIAYLHHVDIAHRDVKPENLLYTTKDSNATLKLTDFGFAKETKMHNSLQTPCYTPYYVAPEVLGPEKYDKSCDMWSLGVIMYILLCGFPPFYSNTGQAISPGMKQRIRLGQYEFPNPEWVDVSEEAKQLIVQLLKTDPSERMTIGQFMNHPWISQSMAVPQTPLHTSRVLTEDMELWDDVKEGMTSALATMRVDYDQVKIKDLDTSNNPLLNKRRNRPAGGATGHAEGADRGSRD
- the LOC102228105 gene encoding wiskott-Aldrich syndrome protein-like, with the protein product MALSQIFQSHIMSDLLTIREKGILVRLLEPHCKLVKTTVAQILQATEGESRSWHRVDCGVVCLIEDTSLQSFFLRLYCVQRTKLLWEQELYIPFKYAASRAYFHTFPGEADQVGLNFANESEAEEFQSAVEDVQEKMTAMIGKSKTEEKIFSRSNPPALEEKQEDHLYKKPVCFPPVPASPSLFSDLDPDMKKLLMEARLSEEDLKNKDVAEVVDCIINQFGGLKAVQKELKKKGTVSQTLPRSAGASISLALQKGPLPPVPSTQNSKQTTDNTTRTGDSQDTPPAAPGPGRLRRSASFKDVGSSAEPQKSDLILKALREVFNQKQMLRQTSQEFQN